In a genomic window of Gouania willdenowi chromosome 11, fGouWil2.1, whole genome shotgun sequence:
- the irx1b gene encoding iroquois-class homeodomain protein IRX-1b translates to MSFPQLGYPQFLSASHEVYGSERPASAREGSTEGGVSSSAAAAAVGSVLGMYGSPWAAHGYSAFLPYSGASDLALISQMGSQYELKDSPGSHSTSLPVHTSQGFYPYGQYPYGDPSRAKTATRETTSTLKAWLQEHQKNPYPTKGEKIMLAIITRMTLTQVSTWFANARRRLKKENKVTWGRSAEDRDGRIFSSDNEDEPEKHGSDDDDEEEEIDLETVDIERPEEQRAGEHPSPGKAEGEAGLSAREPQASESSRTHGASLSNKPADHSPSRQECQRPVQSKPKIWSLAETATAPDSCHKSPPAVHAHSAALVSTGHPALLPAHGIYTCQIGKLHNWANAAFLNANSLLNMRSLLGGASAAHMPLHSAVPAARHDARPAAAGAGAGTSGTDDDSDVESTGSFSPKREDDDRDHRSDPLKSPFQIITDRSHHGTASQRALTTTL, encoded by the exons ATGTCTTTCCCTCAACTGGGGTACCCGCAGTTCCTCAGCGCCTCCCATGAAGTGTACGGGAGCGAGCGGCCCGCCTCTGCCCGAGAAGGAAGCACCGAGGGCGGCGTGAGCTCGTCCGCCGCCGCGGCGGCAGTGGGCTCCGTGCTGGGGATGTACGGAAGCCCGTGGGCGGCGCACGGCTACAGCGCCTTCCTGCCCTACAGCGGAGCCTCAGACCTGGCCCTCATCTCTCAGATG GGCTCCCAGTATGAGCTGAAGGACAGCCCAGGCTCCCACTCCACATCCCTGCCTGTCCACACCTCACAGGGCTTCTACCCTTACGGCCAGTACCCGTACGGGGACCCGTCGAGGGCCAAAACGGCCACCAGGGAGACCACCAGTACTCTGAAGGCCTGGCTGCAGGAGCACCAGAAGAACCCTTACCCAACCAAAGGAGAGAAGATCATGCTGGCCATCATCACCAGGATGACACTCACACAG gtGTCCACCTGGTTTGCCAACGCCCGGAGGCGCCTAAAGAAGGAGAACAAGGTGACCTGGGGCCGCAGCGCAGAGGACCGGGACGGCCGCATCTTCAGCAGCGACAACGAGGACGAACCCGAAAAACACGGCAGCGACGACGACGACGAAGAGGAGGAAATCGATCTGGAAACTGTCGATATCGAAAGACCCGAGGAGCAGCGGGCAGGGGAGCATCCGAGCCCCGGGAAGGCCGAGGGAGAGGCGGGCCTGTCGGCCAGGGAGCCGCAGGCCTCGGAGAGCAGCAGGACGCACGGAGCTTCTCTCAGTAACAAACCAGCGGACCATTCTCCCAGTAGACAGGAGTGTCAGAGACCAGTGCAAAGCAAACCTAAAATCTGGTCCCTTGCAGAGACTGCTACAGCCCCAGACAGCTGTCACAAATCTCCCCCCGCGGTCCATGCGCACTCCGCGGCTTTGGTGTCCACGGGCCACCCGGCCTTACTCCCGGCTCATGGAATATACACGTGCCAGATTGGGAAACTGCACAACTGGGCCAACGCTGCTTTTCTGAACGCCAACTCACTTTTGAACATGAGGTCGCTGCTCGGAGGAGCGTCAGCGGCTCACATGCCGCTGCACAGCGCGGTTCCGGCTGCGCGTCATGACGCACGACCCGCAGCGGCTGGAGCAGGAGCAGGGACGTCTGGGACAGATGACGACAGCGACGTGGAGTCCACAGGGAGCTTCAGCCCCAAAAGAGAGG ATGACGACCGGGACCACAGGTCGGATCCCCTGAAGTCCCCGTTTCAGATCATCACTGACAG